The segment TGCCGCCCGGCTCGTCGTGGCACACTCGGCGTGAGCCTTTCTGTTCATCTGCGGAGCGTGTGGAATGGGAGTGCTGCGGCATCTCGCCGGGCGGGTGTGGCTGTACCCGCACGATCCGGACCCAGCACGGGTGCAGGGCTGTGTGGCCGTGATCGCCGACGACGGTGGCAGCATTCTGGTGGACGCCGGCCAGAGCCCGGCGATGGCACGCGCGGTGCGTGCGGCCATCGCGGAGGCCGGTTTACCGGCTCCACGCCGGCTCGTCTACACACACCACCATTGGGATCATGTCTGGGGCGCCTGCGCCTGGCCCGAAGTGGAGGTCATCGGTCACCGCTCCGGCGCTCGGATCCTGCGGGCCGAGGCCGGTAGGCCGTGGAGCGAGTCGTATGTACGGGACCTCGCTGCCGCCAACCCGCGCATGGGCCCGAGCTGCACCGCGAGAGCGGCCGCGATGGCCGGCGACTGGGACCTGTTCTCCGTGGTGGTGCCGCACACCGAGTTCGACAGCGGCCTCACCCTGCCTGGCGGCGTCGAGGTCCGCCACGTCGGCGGCGGCCATGCGGAGGACTCCACGGTGGTGGCGGACCCGAAGTCCGGGGTGCTGCTGTTGGGGGACTGCTTCTACCCACCGCCTCTGCACCTGCGCGAGCCCGGCGACGGCATGGACATGGCCTTGATCCGGCGGTTGCTCGCCGAGTATCCGCCCGGCCGGTATGACTGGTACGCCGACAGCCACGACGACCCCAAGCCGAGCGCGGCTCTCAAGGATTTCGAGTAGCGACCGCGAGGGCCTTCCCTGGTTCCGGTGCGGGGGGTGTGTGCAGGGTTGCACCTTCCGTAGCGGCATGTGGTCCAGTGGACCTACGTCCCGATCACCTGAGGGAAGGTCCCATGTTCATGCGTTCGTCTTTCATGCCACCTCGCCAGGTCAAGATCGGTGACGCTGCGGCCTTCGTCGGTGTCACGCCACGGGCGATTCGCCACTACCACGAGATCGGCCTGCTCCCCGAGCCTGAGCGAGGCGGTGATGGCCGCCGCCGGTACGCGTACGAGGACATGATCCGCCTGCTGTGGATTCGCAAGATGGCCGATGCCGGGATCGCTCTGGACGACATCCGTGACGCCTTCACCACCGGCATGGCGATCGGCGACCGGACCGGGACGACGGCGCCGGCTTCCGCGGGTGCGGACAGCGGAGACGACATCGCGGGCATTTTGGAGCGGTTGGAGGATACCCTCGCCGAGCAGGAGGCGGAATTGCGGCGGCAACGGACCGCGGTGCAGCGGATGCGCACCGAAGGCAGCCGGATGGGCCTGCTCTCCGACTTCGTCACCGAACGCCTCAAGGACCTGCCCGAAGGCTCCTTGCGGCAGGCGGACCTGGACACTCTGCTGGTCACCGAGCGGATCTTCGGCCCGCTCGGCGCGGCTGTCCAGGCCACCCGGTTCATCGTCCTGGCCACGCATCCCACTCTGCGCGAGGATTCCGACCGCATCGATGCCGCCGAGGAGGCCCTCGATGACAGCGTCGCCGTCGACGATCCTCGGGTGGCTCAAGTGGCTGTCGAGCGGCACGCCTTCGAAAGCGCCCTGCACGCCGTCATCGAGGAGTCCGGCCTGGACCAGGACGACGATGCCCTCTTCGACGCCTGGGACACTTTGCACCCCGCTCCCGCCGATGACGAGGCCGCCCTCCGCTCTGGCCGACGGGAGGCCGGCTCCATGAGCGCGGTTGAAGCCATCGGCAAGATGCCCTACGACTTCTCCCCAGCCCGCCTGCGCTGTATGGAACTGGCCGAAGAGCTCTCCGCCCAAGACTCACCCGCTACCTGAAACACGGCCCAGGGGTGGCTGGTCACCACGAGTTACCCGGCGGCTCCGGCCGGGTACCGAAACCGCGCGGAACATTGGGTTGACCAGACACCTTTCGCGGTTAGGGTCCGGCTGCGGTCGGTGGAGAGACCTGTGCCGGTGAGGTAGCCGTCGATCAGGCCGGTGCGGTATTGCGAGCGTTTAAGGCGGTTCTTCATGGAGGCGGCCCGGCCAGCGGGACGGAAGCGGCCAAGTCTCACCGCGCCGAGGCCGGGACTGCCGGGGCCAAGGCAGGGGCAGGGGCAGGGGCAGGGATGAGCGTCTAAGAACCGGCCTTCGCTGTCACCCGGCGGGCAGGTACGGCGACCCTCGGTGAAATAGGGGTTCTCGAACGCCGGCACACCCGTTGCGGGTGTTGGTACACCCG is part of the Actinoplanes sp. NBC_00393 genome and harbors:
- a CDS encoding MBL fold metallo-hydrolase, translated to MGVLRHLAGRVWLYPHDPDPARVQGCVAVIADDGGSILVDAGQSPAMARAVRAAIAEAGLPAPRRLVYTHHHWDHVWGACAWPEVEVIGHRSGARILRAEAGRPWSESYVRDLAAANPRMGPSCTARAAAMAGDWDLFSVVVPHTEFDSGLTLPGGVEVRHVGGGHAEDSTVVADPKSGVLLLGDCFYPPPLHLREPGDGMDMALIRRLLAEYPPGRYDWYADSHDDPKPSAALKDFE
- a CDS encoding MerR family transcriptional regulator, which gives rise to MRSSFMPPRQVKIGDAAAFVGVTPRAIRHYHEIGLLPEPERGGDGRRRYAYEDMIRLLWIRKMADAGIALDDIRDAFTTGMAIGDRTGTTAPASAGADSGDDIAGILERLEDTLAEQEAELRRQRTAVQRMRTEGSRMGLLSDFVTERLKDLPEGSLRQADLDTLLVTERIFGPLGAAVQATRFIVLATHPTLREDSDRIDAAEEALDDSVAVDDPRVAQVAVERHAFESALHAVIEESGLDQDDDALFDAWDTLHPAPADDEAALRSGRREAGSMSAVEAIGKMPYDFSPARLRCMELAEELSAQDSPAT